A region from the Paraburkholderia youngii genome encodes:
- a CDS encoding YncE family protein: protein MSLRSAKANAEPQSLAIVMNSGEASVSVIDMASRAVIRTLPTMREPSHWALSPDRSKLYIADASGNALFIVDPRTGTSLGHRTIADPYQLGFTPDRRYLVINALRINYVDIYRADDLTLAKRFSPGEMPSHLDFSPDSRWSFNSMQESSTLVSFDLQTMTIRWKSKLGSTPAGVLWHNGKVLVCVMGADHVAEVDPVTGAVLRRIKTGIGPHNLFLTPDRKTLYVTNRVGGSLAALDAATLELRRTYPLHAGGPDDLSIAPDGKVWVTLRFREQVGVLDPDTGHYDTIDVGRSPHGIFLSTQLSHPGYVSAELL, encoded by the coding sequence TTGTCTCTGCGCAGCGCGAAAGCCAACGCCGAGCCGCAATCGCTCGCGATCGTGATGAATTCGGGGGAGGCGAGCGTGTCGGTGATCGACATGGCCTCGCGCGCGGTAATCCGCACGCTGCCCACGATGCGCGAACCGAGTCATTGGGCGCTGTCCCCGGACAGGAGCAAGCTCTACATTGCGGACGCCAGCGGCAACGCGCTGTTCATTGTAGATCCGCGCACTGGCACGTCACTGGGACACAGGACGATCGCCGACCCGTATCAGCTCGGCTTTACACCTGACCGCCGTTACCTCGTCATCAACGCACTGCGAATCAACTACGTGGACATCTATCGCGCGGACGACCTGACGCTGGCCAAGCGCTTTTCTCCGGGGGAAATGCCGAGCCATCTCGACTTCTCGCCCGACTCGCGCTGGAGCTTCAATTCGATGCAGGAGTCGAGCACGCTCGTATCGTTCGACCTGCAGACCATGACGATCCGGTGGAAGTCGAAACTCGGCTCGACTCCTGCGGGCGTGCTGTGGCACAACGGCAAGGTGCTGGTCTGCGTGATGGGCGCGGATCACGTGGCCGAAGTCGATCCGGTCACGGGCGCGGTCCTGCGGCGCATCAAGACCGGAATCGGTCCGCACAACCTCTTTCTGACGCCCGATCGCAAGACGCTATATGTCACCAACCGCGTGGGCGGTTCCCTCGCGGCGCTCGACGCGGCCACGCTGGAGCTACGCCGCACTTATCCGCTCCACGCCGGAGGCCCCGACGACCTCAGCATTGCCCCGGACGGCAAGGTCTGGGTCACCCTGCGATTCCGCGAGCAGGTTGGCGTTCTCGACCCGGACACCGGTCACTACGACACCATCGACGTAGGCCGCTCGCCGCACGGCATTTTTCTCTCCACGCAACTGAGCCATCCGGGCTACGTTTCGGCCGAACTTCTGTAG
- a CDS encoding sterol desaturase family protein, which yields MLIFLDRWFSMLAGGIDTYVILPVLYHFGWMEWEELSFDWALIGVYGFFAVVVTYAVCWPLEALFPIERWDDRKTVLIDALYTVFNRVGILPVFSFLLFYQLQVWVNGFVVAHGYIPPTLEMLVPLLLGHPVATFVAYALILDCADYWRHRISHMFRSAYALHALHHAQRQMSFWSDDRNHVLDDVVAGIWFGVVGLAIGIPPLQFPLLFLFMRFIESLSHANIKLSFGWLGDRLLVSPRFHRLHHGLRAAGRNSCNYGAVFPVWDMMFGTADFSNEYPPTGDRRAPESMATGGYFEQQLGGLRFFLEERRRIKKRRTR from the coding sequence GTGCTGATATTTCTCGACCGGTGGTTCAGCATGCTTGCCGGCGGCATCGACACCTATGTCATTCTTCCGGTCCTCTACCACTTCGGCTGGATGGAGTGGGAAGAGCTGTCGTTCGATTGGGCGCTCATCGGCGTGTACGGCTTTTTCGCGGTGGTCGTTACCTACGCGGTATGCTGGCCGCTCGAAGCGCTGTTTCCGATCGAGCGGTGGGACGACCGCAAGACAGTGCTGATCGACGCGCTCTATACCGTATTCAACCGGGTCGGTATTCTTCCCGTGTTCAGCTTCCTGCTGTTTTACCAGCTGCAGGTGTGGGTCAATGGCTTCGTGGTAGCGCACGGCTATATTCCACCGACGCTGGAGATGCTCGTTCCGCTGCTGCTTGGGCATCCTGTAGCCACCTTCGTCGCATATGCACTCATTCTCGACTGCGCCGACTACTGGCGTCACCGCATTTCGCACATGTTCCGCAGCGCCTATGCGCTACATGCATTGCACCACGCGCAGCGTCAGATGAGTTTCTGGTCCGACGACCGCAACCATGTTCTGGACGATGTGGTCGCCGGTATCTGGTTTGGCGTTGTCGGACTCGCAATCGGCATCCCGCCGCTGCAGTTCCCGCTGTTGTTCCTGTTCATGCGCTTCATCGAAAGCCTCAGTCACGCCAATATCAAGCTCTCGTTCGGCTGGCTTGGCGACCGTCTGCTCGTATCGCCGCGCTTTCACCGCCTGCACCACGGTCTGCGCGCCGCCGGACGGAACTCGTGCAACTACGGCGCCGTGTTCCCGGTCTGGGACATGATGTTCGGCACCGCGGACTTTTCCAACGAATATCCACCTACCGGCGACAGGCGCGCGCCGGAATCGATGGCGACCGGCGGCTACTTCGAGCAGCAACTGGGAGGTCTGCGTTTCTTCCTGGAGGAACGGCGGCGGATCAAAAAGCGGCGCACACGCTAG
- a CDS encoding methyl-accepting chemotaxis protein: protein MKMKIGARLMATFVVVLAFLLAICLTANLQMARLNATTQDIVDVRAEQLKLVNQLQVATLRAAALAYFALEEPTPEAQQAALEQAQALAAESDSIYEAIARLLTTAKGRALFDGVLQANALYQQAMRPAYAQLAAHDTNAARAALLTAMPLRNALIEHQDELQRQAQSVMDASARDSGAAYDEARALMWGAAALALAVTLILCALVTRSIVRPLQGVVDGANALARGDLRVQIDARSHGELGDLARSVNHAIGQLAIIVAGVKHASASISSATQQVAAGNADLSQRTEEQAASLEETASSMEELTAAVRQNADNAQQASALASNASGIAQRGGEQVSRVVETMRQISDSSAKIAEIVSVIEGIAFQTNILALNAAVEAARAGEQGRGFAVVAGEVRTLAQRSATAAREIKDMINESEGRVTAGSQLVEQAGGTIHEAVQSVKRVNDIISEISAASHEQSTGIEQVNQAVSLMDQVTQQNAALVEEAAAAAQSMAEQARVLRDSVAVFEIDERDSTNPTFGATAHSTAPR, encoded by the coding sequence ATGAAGATGAAGATTGGTGCACGACTGATGGCAACGTTCGTTGTTGTGCTGGCTTTCCTGTTGGCCATCTGCTTGACCGCTAACCTGCAGATGGCACGTTTGAATGCGACCACGCAAGACATAGTCGACGTTCGTGCTGAGCAACTGAAACTTGTGAACCAGCTTCAGGTTGCGACGCTGCGAGCAGCAGCGTTGGCCTACTTCGCGCTCGAGGAACCAACGCCCGAAGCCCAACAAGCCGCGCTCGAACAGGCCCAGGCTCTCGCCGCTGAGAGCGATTCGATCTATGAAGCTATCGCTCGCCTACTCACCACTGCGAAGGGCAGAGCTTTGTTCGACGGCGTGCTGCAGGCGAATGCGCTCTACCAGCAAGCGATGAGGCCCGCCTACGCGCAATTGGCGGCGCATGACACTAATGCGGCGCGGGCGGCGCTTCTGACAGCCATGCCGCTGCGCAATGCGTTGATCGAACATCAAGACGAATTACAGCGTCAAGCTCAGAGCGTCATGGATGCCTCCGCGAGGGACAGCGGCGCCGCGTATGACGAGGCGCGTGCGCTGATGTGGGGAGCCGCAGCGCTGGCGCTGGCCGTGACGCTGATACTTTGCGCGCTGGTAACCCGTTCGATCGTCCGTCCGTTGCAGGGTGTGGTCGATGGTGCCAATGCCTTGGCGCGTGGCGACCTGCGAGTACAGATAGACGCGCGTAGTCACGGCGAGCTCGGCGATCTGGCCCGGTCGGTGAATCATGCGATCGGCCAGTTGGCAATCATCGTCGCGGGCGTCAAGCACGCAAGCGCGTCGATTTCCTCCGCTACCCAGCAGGTCGCGGCGGGAAATGCCGATCTGTCGCAGCGCACCGAAGAACAAGCCGCCTCTTTGGAGGAAACGGCTTCGAGCATGGAAGAGCTAACCGCGGCGGTCCGTCAGAACGCGGACAACGCCCAGCAGGCCAGCGCTCTCGCCAGCAATGCATCGGGGATCGCGCAGCGCGGCGGAGAGCAGGTCAGCCGCGTGGTTGAGACCATGCGACAGATATCCGACAGCTCTGCCAAGATCGCTGAGATCGTCAGCGTCATCGAAGGCATCGCGTTTCAAACCAATATCCTCGCGCTCAACGCGGCGGTCGAGGCAGCCCGTGCCGGAGAGCAGGGTCGAGGCTTCGCCGTGGTGGCGGGCGAAGTACGTACACTCGCGCAACGCAGCGCGACGGCCGCTCGGGAGATCAAGGACATGATTAACGAATCCGAGGGGCGCGTAACTGCCGGGTCGCAACTCGTCGAGCAAGCCGGCGGCACGATCCACGAGGCCGTTCAGTCGGTAAAGCGCGTGAATGACATCATCAGTGAAATCTCAGCGGCGTCCCACGAGCAAAGCACCGGTATCGAACAGGTGAATCAGGCGGTTAGTCTGATGGATCAAGTCACTCAGCAGAACGCCGCGCTGGTTGAAGAAGCCGCGGCCGCAGCGCAATCGATGGCCGAGCAGGCGCGCGTATTGCGTGACTCGGTGGCGGTATTCGAAATTGACGAGCGCGACTCCACGAACCCGACATTCGGGGCGACAGCGCATTCGACTGCGCCCCGGTAG
- a CDS encoding NAD(P)-dependent oxidoreductase, whose product MSKALSENTGTSGRIADHPACSAETLCVGVVGLGRMGAAFASNLIQDSFKTVVFDRDTQKARTFAQGRAVAAGSYEALSDCDVVISMVPDDAAIRSVAEQLSGVLATNAVHVSMSTISPDAAREAAHVHYTVGQGYLSAPVLGNPDLAAARKLYILAAGASETIARCMPVLERLGQRVFVLGEVPELANTFKLAGNVLTASTMQSMGEVLAFLRKAGVDPHVAFSVLTESLFDGKVHKAYGGKIVNQRYAPPGMTVPLAVKDLRLALTEAETLRTPMPIASVVRDRLVAASARGWDDLDWSVLGKLAAFSAGL is encoded by the coding sequence TTGTCTAAAGCACTGAGCGAAAACACCGGGACCTCCGGGCGCATCGCAGACCACCCGGCCTGCTCCGCAGAGACATTGTGCGTTGGCGTTGTCGGGCTTGGTCGCATGGGAGCCGCGTTTGCTTCCAATCTGATCCAGGACAGCTTCAAGACGGTCGTGTTCGACCGGGATACGCAAAAGGCACGAACGTTTGCGCAAGGCCGCGCCGTCGCGGCGGGAAGCTATGAGGCGCTGTCCGATTGCGACGTCGTGATAAGCATGGTTCCGGATGACGCCGCGATCCGGTCGGTTGCTGAACAACTGTCAGGCGTTCTCGCGACGAACGCGGTGCATGTCTCGATGAGCACGATCAGTCCCGACGCCGCTCGCGAGGCCGCGCATGTCCACTACACGGTCGGTCAAGGCTATCTTTCAGCGCCGGTCCTGGGAAACCCGGACCTCGCCGCTGCTCGCAAACTGTATATCCTCGCTGCCGGTGCATCCGAGACTATCGCGAGGTGCATGCCGGTTCTCGAGCGCCTGGGGCAGCGCGTGTTCGTGCTCGGCGAGGTGCCGGAGTTGGCCAACACGTTCAAGCTGGCCGGTAATGTGCTGACGGCGTCGACGATGCAAAGCATGGGCGAGGTCCTCGCGTTCCTCCGGAAGGCCGGCGTCGATCCGCATGTCGCCTTCTCGGTGCTGACTGAATCGCTGTTCGACGGCAAGGTGCACAAGGCCTATGGCGGCAAGATCGTGAATCAGCGCTACGCACCACCCGGAATGACGGTGCCGCTCGCGGTGAAGGACCTGCGTCTTGCGCTCACGGAAGCGGAAACGCTTCGCACTCCGATGCCGATCGCCAGTGTCGTGCGTGACCGTTTGGTCGCTGCCTCCGCGCGGGGGTGGGACGATCTCGACTGGTCCGTGCTTGGCAAGCTCGCTGCCTTCAGCGCAGGCCTGTAG
- the moaA gene encoding GTP 3',8-cyclase MoaA: protein MDRCSRSTRAVVIPYKLKEHVVSVSEYAPSAGTAAQSQGPIEPRADTRDGLGRPLRDLRLSVIDQCNFRCAYCMPKEVFGNDYPFLSSSALLSFEQMVKMAKAFTSLGVEKIRITGGEPLLRRNLETLIEKLATLKTTSGKPVEVALTTNGSLLGVRARALRNAGLSRVTVSLDSVDDAIFRRMSGVRFPVTRVLDGIDAALAAGLAPVKVNAVIERGVNESQILPIAHRFRGTGVIVRFIEYMDVGGASAWAKSKVLTSDEAREIVESAIPLVSTPPRRANDTAVSYKYADGKGEVGFVSSMSSPFCGSCCRVRVSADGQMYNCLFATHGMDLKPWLSDAVCVEEISNAIRVAWHRRMDRYSELRDDKRKSGSGKAYPTVRMSLVGG from the coding sequence ATGGATCGTTGCTCGCGCAGCACTCGTGCAGTGGTTATTCCGTACAAGTTAAAGGAACACGTCGTGAGCGTCAGCGAATACGCACCATCAGCCGGCACCGCGGCCCAAAGCCAAGGGCCGATCGAACCTCGTGCCGACACTCGCGATGGCCTCGGCCGTCCGCTTCGGGATTTGCGCTTGTCGGTTATCGACCAATGCAATTTCCGCTGCGCTTACTGCATGCCAAAGGAAGTGTTCGGCAACGACTATCCGTTTCTTTCATCGTCTGCACTCTTGTCTTTTGAACAGATGGTGAAAATGGCGAAAGCGTTCACCTCGCTCGGCGTCGAGAAGATTCGGATCACTGGCGGTGAGCCGCTTTTGCGACGCAACCTGGAAACGTTGATTGAAAAGCTGGCAACACTCAAGACGACAAGCGGGAAACCGGTCGAAGTGGCCCTGACGACGAACGGTTCGCTCCTGGGCGTCAGGGCGCGCGCACTGCGGAATGCGGGGCTCTCGCGCGTAACGGTCAGTCTGGACAGTGTCGATGACGCCATTTTCAGGCGCATGAGCGGTGTCCGCTTTCCGGTGACCCGGGTCCTGGACGGCATCGACGCCGCCTTGGCGGCCGGTCTGGCGCCGGTCAAGGTCAATGCAGTGATCGAGCGCGGTGTGAACGAAAGTCAGATATTGCCAATCGCTCATCGCTTCCGGGGGACGGGAGTCATTGTGAGGTTCATTGAGTACATGGACGTCGGCGGTGCAAGCGCGTGGGCGAAATCTAAAGTGCTAACCAGCGACGAGGCGAGAGAAATCGTCGAGTCGGCCATCCCCCTGGTTTCCACGCCGCCTCGCCGCGCTAATGACACAGCTGTCAGCTACAAGTACGCCGACGGCAAAGGCGAGGTGGGTTTCGTCTCGAGCATGTCCAGTCCATTCTGCGGCTCGTGTTGCCGGGTTCGCGTGTCAGCCGACGGTCAAATGTACAACTGCCTGTTCGCGACGCACGGCATGGACCTCAAGCCATGGCTGTCGGACGCGGTCTGCGTAGAGGAAATCTCCAACGCCATTCGCGTTGCATGGCATCGCCGCATGGATCGATACTCGGAGCTTCGTGACGATAAACGCAAGAGCGGCTCCGGCAAGGCCTATCCTACGGTCCGGATGTCGCTCGTTGGCGGGTAG
- a CDS encoding DUF445 domain-containing protein, producing MSLSGGGDGTRPATVDAREDDKVHGLARMRRSASALLLLMSVLLLACVAWQGDHAWVAWPRAFAEAGMAGAIADWYAVVALFRHPLGLRLPHTAIIPKSQPRIAESLGGFVEEHFLQPELIIARLRGHNAAQALARWLAQSENSRGLADVVADSLGRLIDGMEEAQIAWLFERIVAPQLRTLDVARVAGDALDVLTQGDRHRPLLDHGLAAFEKWLTSNTDMIKAKFSEASRYTPAPLDAYIVRKFIEGILALLHEVAANHEHALRRQFDEALQTLIVQLRTSAAHRRFGKSLLRDCIRLFGRAGGYRGLLDWLRTRMVADLGGEQSAVRDVLARTLMSLGRRIAREPAMQRQLNVWWLELARELVTRYRHLLSALITEVVKSWNAGEVSRKIEIEIGRELQCVRINGTFVGGVVGVLIHAVTLVA from the coding sequence TTGAGTCTCTCCGGCGGCGGCGACGGCACGCGGCCGGCAACGGTCGATGCACGCGAAGACGACAAGGTTCATGGCCTCGCTCGCATGCGGCGGAGTGCGTCGGCGCTGCTCCTACTGATGAGCGTATTGCTGCTCGCATGTGTCGCGTGGCAGGGCGATCACGCGTGGGTTGCGTGGCCGCGCGCGTTCGCTGAGGCGGGGATGGCGGGCGCGATCGCGGACTGGTATGCCGTGGTCGCGCTGTTTCGCCACCCGTTGGGCTTGCGGCTGCCCCATACGGCGATCATTCCGAAGAGCCAGCCGCGCATTGCGGAGAGCCTCGGCGGTTTCGTAGAAGAGCATTTTCTGCAGCCGGAGCTGATCATCGCCAGATTGCGCGGTCATAATGCGGCGCAGGCGCTCGCGCGCTGGCTGGCGCAGTCGGAAAACAGCCGCGGCCTCGCTGACGTGGTGGCGGATTCGCTGGGGAGGCTTATCGACGGCATGGAGGAAGCGCAGATCGCGTGGCTGTTCGAGCGCATCGTCGCGCCGCAGTTGCGCACGCTCGATGTCGCGCGCGTGGCGGGCGACGCGCTCGATGTGCTGACGCAAGGCGACCGGCATCGGCCTCTGCTCGACCACGGACTCGCGGCGTTTGAAAAGTGGCTGACGTCGAACACCGATATGATCAAGGCCAAGTTCAGCGAGGCGTCGAGGTATACGCCCGCGCCGTTGGACGCTTACATCGTGCGCAAGTTCATCGAAGGCATCCTCGCGCTGCTGCACGAGGTGGCGGCGAACCACGAGCACGCGCTGCGCCGCCAATTCGACGAGGCCTTGCAAACGCTGATCGTGCAGTTGCGAACATCGGCGGCACATCGCCGGTTCGGCAAGTCGCTGCTGCGCGACTGCATTCGACTTTTTGGCCGGGCCGGCGGCTATCGCGGGCTGCTCGACTGGCTGCGCACGCGCATGGTCGCCGACCTCGGCGGCGAGCAGTCGGCTGTGCGCGACGTGCTCGCGCGCACGCTGATGTCGCTCGGCAGGCGCATCGCCCGCGAGCCTGCGATGCAGCGCCAGCTCAACGTGTGGTGGCTCGAGCTAGCGCGTGAACTCGTCACGCGCTATCGGCATTTGTTATCCGCACTCATCACCGAAGTCGTCAAAAGCTGGAACGCGGGCGAAGTCAGCCGCAAAATCGAAATCGAAATCGGTCGGGAACTGCAATGCGTGCGCATCAACGGAACGTTTGTTGGCGGTGTGGTCGGTGTGCTGATTCATGCGGTAACGCTTGTCGCCTGA
- the phaZ gene encoding poly(3-hydroxyalkanoate) depolymerase, translated as MYMSPESDCRMQIRLFDLDGQTLRVATWQGSDASPPLLIFNGIGANLELVEPFVAALDDVSVIIFDVPGVGGSPTPVVPYRFSTLSAVTDKLLSRLGYDGEVDVLGVSWGGALAQHFAHLYPRRCRRLVLAATSPGVLMVPGKLSVLAKMIRPRRYTDPTYMQEVGADLYGGAYRRDASLLEAHSRHMQPPRGRGYLYQLFAVSGWTSLPWLGTLRQTTLVMHGNDDPIVPLINAKILAARIRQATLYVIDDGHLFLISRANEVAPVVHRFLRQETR; from the coding sequence ATGTACATGAGCCCTGAGTCTGACTGCCGCATGCAAATCCGGCTGTTCGATCTGGATGGTCAGACCTTGCGTGTCGCAACGTGGCAGGGCAGCGACGCATCGCCGCCGCTGCTCATTTTCAACGGTATCGGCGCGAATCTCGAACTGGTTGAACCGTTCGTCGCTGCGCTCGACGATGTGAGCGTGATCATCTTCGACGTGCCGGGCGTCGGCGGTTCGCCGACGCCCGTCGTGCCGTACCGCTTTTCGACGTTGTCGGCGGTGACCGACAAGCTGCTGTCGCGTCTCGGCTACGACGGCGAAGTCGATGTGCTCGGCGTATCGTGGGGCGGCGCGCTGGCGCAGCATTTCGCGCATCTGTATCCGCGCCGCTGCCGGCGCCTTGTTCTGGCGGCCACTTCGCCCGGAGTACTGATGGTACCGGGCAAGCTGTCCGTGCTGGCGAAGATGATCAGGCCGCGCCGCTACACCGATCCCACGTACATGCAGGAAGTCGGGGCGGACCTCTACGGCGGCGCGTACCGGCGCGACGCGTCACTGCTCGAGGCGCACAGCCGGCACATGCAGCCGCCGCGTGGACGTGGCTACCTGTATCAGTTGTTTGCCGTTTCGGGCTGGACGAGCCTGCCGTGGCTCGGCACGTTACGCCAGACGACGCTGGTGATGCATGGCAACGACGACCCGATCGTGCCGCTGATCAACGCGAAGATTCTCGCGGCACGTATCCGTCAAGCGACGCTCTATGTGATCGACGACGGTCACCTGTTCCTGATCTCGCGAGCGAACGAAGTTGCGCCAGTCGTGCACCGGTTCCTGCGGCAGGAGACGCGTTGA
- the phaP gene encoding TIGR01841 family phasin (Members of this family are phasins (small proteins associated with inclusions such as PHA granules). Note that several different families of phasins have been named PhaP despite very little sequence similarity to each other.) — MMASTSTTNTANPISTDSTTNLTGTTSIFGEYAKLIGQFKLPILDVNAILESRSKDIDAIAEAHTTALAGVRSLAQKQLDIVRTTLGAVQALFAPVTQSGEQPITSRGENARQTLHKALVEVKDLADTAYRAQSDALAVVTKRAAEDVEELKARLLPKKK; from the coding sequence ATGATGGCATCGACCAGCACGACCAACACGGCCAACCCGATCAGCACGGACAGCACGACCAACCTCACGGGCACGACGAGCATCTTCGGCGAGTACGCAAAGCTCATCGGACAGTTCAAGCTGCCCATCCTCGATGTCAACGCGATTCTCGAATCCCGCAGCAAGGACATCGACGCAATCGCCGAAGCCCACACGACCGCGCTTGCAGGCGTGCGGTCGCTCGCGCAGAAGCAGTTGGACATCGTTCGCACGACGCTCGGCGCGGTGCAGGCGTTGTTCGCTCCCGTGACGCAGTCCGGCGAGCAGCCCATCACCAGCAGGGGAGAGAACGCCAGGCAGACGCTGCATAAAGCGCTCGTCGAGGTTAAGGATCTCGCGGACACGGCTTATCGCGCGCAGTCGGACGCCCTCGCCGTAGTGACCAAACGCGCGGCCGAGGATGTCGAAGAGCTGAAGGCGCGGCTTCTCCCGAAGAAGAAGTAA